One Vibrio taketomensis DNA window includes the following coding sequences:
- a CDS encoding DUF3466 family protein, whose translation MGYNTYTDQEMNATIFVGDVNNLTATKSVAVSGVTVDDDYTNSVISAVNQNGIAVGSAKRNIRDSGSYNNRLFYVSGLENAATTAPRANFFSGGIFFNGSGGTIGSINKFNEVVGKTDLTQDREINGTPRPQRGFINPLAYTGTDSTRRALFQNKAWFLDDLTNGGSDSNFNNQFRILDATDINDAGVISATAYKCPGGFENTNIDAKCPDADSETVVAVKLIPNSAADEQAISARAFSPNGGSGTIKREGGSLGWLALGLLAVLGFRRKR comes from the coding sequence GTGGGTTACAATACCTACACCGATCAGGAAATGAACGCGACCATTTTTGTTGGTGACGTTAATAATCTCACTGCAACTAAAAGCGTTGCAGTCTCAGGCGTAACGGTAGACGATGACTATACGAACTCGGTTATCTCAGCAGTTAACCAAAATGGTATTGCTGTTGGTAGTGCCAAGCGCAATATAAGAGATAGTGGTTCATACAATAACCGCTTGTTCTATGTTTCAGGACTTGAAAATGCCGCAACAACTGCTCCTCGAGCAAATTTCTTTAGTGGAGGAATTTTCTTTAATGGTTCAGGTGGCACAATCGGTTCAATCAACAAATTTAATGAAGTGGTTGGTAAAACCGATTTGACGCAAGATCGTGAAATTAATGGTACGCCACGACCGCAGCGTGGTTTTATTAATCCATTAGCATATACGGGGACTGATAGCACTCGACGTGCTCTGTTCCAAAATAAAGCATGGTTTTTGGATGATTTAACTAATGGTGGTTCTGACTCGAACTTCAATAACCAGTTCCGTATTCTTGATGCGACAGATATTAATGATGCTGGCGTAATTTCGGCGACAGCATATAAATGCCCAGGTGGTTTTGAAAACACCAACATTGATGCCAAATGTCCAGATGCAGATAGTGAAACGGTTGTAGCGGTTAAGTTAATTCCAAATAGTGCAGCAGACGAGCAAGCAATATCTGCTCGAGCATTTTCACCAAATGGTGGTTCTGGTACGATTAAACGTGAGGGTGGGTCGTTAGGCTGGTTAGCTCTTGGTTTACTAGCTGTACTTGGTTTTAGACGTAAGCGCTAA
- the rmf gene encoding ribosome modulation factor, protein MKRQKRDRLERAQSQGYKAGLNGRSTEACPYQQMDARSYWLGGWRDAREDKTSGLYK, encoded by the coding sequence ATGAAGAGACAAAAGCGTGACCGCCTAGAGCGAGCTCAATCTCAAGGATATAAAGCCGGCTTAAACGGTCGCTCAACCGAGGCTTGCCCTTATCAACAGATGGACGCACGTTCGTATTGGCTCGGTGGTTGGCGTGATGCCAGAGAAGATAAAACGTCTGGCTTATATAAATAG
- the fabA gene encoding bifunctional 3-hydroxydecanoyl-ACP dehydratase/trans-2-decenoyl-ACP isomerase, which yields MQNKRESYNRDDLIASSQGELFGEGYPQLPAPNMLMMDRICKMSETEGEFGKGLIIAELDITPDLWFFDCHFPGDPVMPGCLGLDAMWQLVGFFLGWVGGKGKGRALGVGEVKFTGQILPTAKKVTYEINMKRVVNRKLVMGLADGRVLVDGKEIYVAKDLKVGLFQDTSAF from the coding sequence ATGCAGAACAAAAGAGAATCATATAATCGCGACGATCTTATCGCCTCTAGCCAAGGTGAACTATTTGGTGAAGGATACCCACAGCTTCCTGCACCAAATATGCTAATGATGGACCGCATTTGCAAAATGTCAGAAACGGAAGGCGAATTCGGTAAAGGCTTGATTATTGCTGAGCTCGATATCACTCCAGATTTATGGTTTTTTGATTGCCACTTCCCTGGCGATCCAGTGATGCCTGGCTGTCTAGGTCTCGATGCAATGTGGCAATTAGTTGGTTTCTTCCTTGGCTGGGTTGGTGGCAAAGGTAAAGGTCGTGCTTTAGGCGTTGGCGAAGTTAAGTTTACTGGCCAAATCTTGCCTACAGCTAAAAAAGTGACTTACGAAATTAACATGAAGCGTGTTGTGAATCGTAAACTGGTGATGGGACTTGCTGACGGCCGTGTATTGGTTGATGGTAAAGAAATCTACGTAGCTAAAGATTTGAAAGTTGGTCTTTTCCAAGATACATCAGCGTTTTAA